From Triticum aestivum cultivar Chinese Spring chromosome 7B, IWGSC CS RefSeq v2.1, whole genome shotgun sequence:
AAGTATGGGCTACAAAAATTACCTTGTTCGCGAGAACGAACTCGAGCTCTTGTAATATTGCATTGCATCCTCCATGATCCTCTTATACTCCTTGGAACCAGGAAGCAACCCCTGAAAACAGCCAGTCGCCTCCAAGCTCTTCTTGTAAACCTCCCATGTGCTCCCCATTCCTTCCTCCGCCTCGTGCCGCCTCTCCTGGTACATCATCTCGAACCCACACGCAATCTTCATCCCCAGCTCTGCCTCCATCCACTTGTCCGGACCCTCCTCGCTCCTCGGCATGGGGTAACCCCTGGgcgcctggaagctctgctgcatGAGCTGGCCATACATCGCCTTCGTCATCCGCACGGACGTCCTCACCATGTCAACCCCTTCCCCGCCGGGGCCCTTGAGGAACTTGTCCATCCTCGCGGCGTGCTTCATGGTGTCAATGTCCCGGTCGTAGAACGCCTCGACCGCGCGCGCGATCAAGCAGGGCTCCTCCTTGAGCACCTTGGCCACGGGCGCCGGCACGGTGACGCGCGCCGTGTGGAGGTTCTCGGCGGCCCTCTCCGGCATCCCGGCGATGCGGCGTTGTATGGCGGCCTGGACGGCGTCGGAGGCCCGGGTGTCGACGGAGTCGtcgtggacggcggcgagggcggcctggAGGGAGGGCGTGTCGGGGAAGAGGGAGGGCGGCAGGATGTGGAGCTCGCCGCGGAAGATGAAGACGCGGTTGGGGGCGGTGTCGGGGTCGAGCCAGCGCGGGAGCGCGAAGGCGGCCTCGATGAGGAGGAAGTCGCCGTCCGAGTCCCAGGCGCGCGCGGCGAGCCCCGGGAAGGCGCGCGTGAGGGCGAAGAGGAGGGAGACGGCGAGCCACTCGTCGGGGAGGGAGTCCCCGAAGCGGAGCGCGCCGTGGAGGTGGGGgacggcgggcggcgaggcgcagGCCGCGCAGGGGCCGGCCGGGTCGGCGGGGAGGGAGAGGGTGAAGGGGTCGCGGTGGAAGAGGtgggtggagaggaagggggccaGGTGGGAGAGGAGGGAGAGGTGGAGCGACTGGAGCGAGGCGAGGAGGGCCGGGGCTGGGAGGCCGGTGGGGAGGGGGAGAGGGTAGACGGCGTAGAAGAGCGTGTCGTccggcggtcggcggcgagggaACTGGAAAGggttggaggcggcggcggcggcggccatggggaCTTGGGTAGCGGTGGCGGGGAAAGGGCCTCTCTGGTTCGGCGGTGCGCGAGAAGGCGCTAGATGGGTTTGGTGATGATCGACTTCGGTGGTGCGAGAAGGCCCGAATGGGATAATCGGCCCATCGACTCCGGCGACTACCGCCGACAGCACCGAACTGTTGTCCTAAAATGCCACTCAAAAAAAAAACTGTTGTCCtaaaaaaattctcaaaaaaaaaaacgaaCTGTTCGCTATTAGTTCTTGTGTAGCGCACACCAAAATGAAATTCAATGAAATATGACCGTAAGAAACTCCTCTAAATATGATTTTACGGGGTGTCTATATAATTGAGGGGAGGTTGACACGTGAGCTGCTTTTGTGGTTCTTGTAAAAATATTGCACTAATAGTTTTTTAAATTTATCTTCAAATTAATAAATGTACAAATGGCATATGCATGTCAATTCTATCAACATAGTGATTCAAAACAAAGTTATTCCAACACACATAATTCAACATTATTTCAAAACACAATATATGAAATATGATCTGGGTGAGCAAATCATCAAACACCTTAGGAACGAAAAAAATGACAGTTGGTCCAGCGAAGCGGCGATGTCATGCACGGGAGGAGGCTGGCTGGAGCGGAGATGGGACGGGCGACTATCGGCGGTGAGAGGAAATCGGCTGGTGCTGGTGCCGGTTGCTGGCCGTCGGCCATCGGTAGGTAGGAGGCGGGTCGCCGCAGGGACACACTAATCGGTGTCGGGGGTGCTCGGCAGATGGTCGGCGGCACGAGGAGACCAGCGTGCGCGCGAGCTGTTTTCCAGTGTTGGCTCCTGCCACATTTACGGGAAATTATACGGGAAGCTTCATCTCCCCCTAGACGGTGGGGGTGATGCTTATTCAGATCCTGTGAATTGTTTTATGTTTTACGAAAATTGTTGGAGCATtttttttgcccccccccccccctaaatcgGAAAAAGGGGGATAGAGGAACTGTTGGTGATGCTCTTGTAGCACTTGAGCTCCAGGGAGCACTTAATTTAAACATAAAAAAGATCCAGGTTTTCGAAAAAAAAACGGTTATGGTTTTTTCGGGGCGTTAGAGTAGAACCTAGGCTTGATTTTGAATTAGTAACGTGCATGTGTAGTTTGTGCCTATATTCGATTAGATTTCCACGTCCTAATTTTGCATTGCTATGAATGTGAATTGTGCACAGATTGTAGCAACGTGCATTTTGCATTGTTACGAATGTGCATTTGGTTGATATGTTTCATAGATAAACATTGATCTTAGCAATGTGAGTATGCTTGATATGCTTCATACATAGGCACTTATCGCAATGTGGGTATGCTTGATATGCTTCTTACATACATATCTGCTTCAATGTAGGATCGTAGCTATGTGCTTCAATGTAAGATCATACCTATGTGATTCAATGTAAAATCATAGCAATATAGGATCATGATGTAGGATCGTAGCAATGTAGGATCATACATATGCTCTATTTTGCTTGTGTTATGATACTCACCCTTGCTACTTAACTGACAAGGTGATGAAGACAGAGTGGGGCGTCGTCGGTGGTGGCAGACCTCCATCAGAAGGCGGGAAGGACGTGATCCCTGATAAACGGTGGGCACATAGGATCCTCGTGCTGGGAGGAGGgaagcggtggcgttgcctccaCCAATGCTTGGTCGCAAGCCCAAGCTTGGGCACAAGCTAGTAAAACCAGTGCCACGCCAGTTTGACATGCAAATCAAGAACGAGGAGGACACCACATTACTCATGGTTGAGGGCTTTATAGAAGGTGTTGAGGGGGTGGTCCGCGTCCGTCTTTCACATGTTGTGTCGCTCTTCGCCACCCCGTGGTATCAGACCTGGGTGCAGGTC
This genomic window contains:
- the LOC123159141 gene encoding protein ecdysoneless homolog, whose product is MAAAAAASNPFQFPRRRPPDDTLFYAVYPLPLPTGLPAPALLASLQSLHLSLLSHLAPFLSTHLFHRDPFTLSLPADPAGPCAACASPPAVPHLHGALRFGDSLPDEWLAVSLLFALTRAFPGLAARAWDSDGDFLLIEAAFALPRWLDPDTAPNRVFIFRGELHILPPSLFPDTPSLQAALAAVHDDSVDTRASDAVQAAIQRRIAGMPERAAENLHTARVTVPAPVAKVLKEEPCLIARAVEAFYDRDIDTMKHAARMDKFLKGPGGEGVDMVRTSVRMTKAMYGQLMQQSFQAPRGYPMPRSEEGPDKWMEAELGMKIACGFEMMYQERRHEAEEGMGSTWEVYKKSLEATGCFQGLLPGSKEYKRIMEDAMQYYKSSSSFSRTREMLSAPVRRIDEILAMPYSAEDFQGINLPPSDDDSWLRNGEDELNAELHERQKEMEEYAAVKKNRKSQKQNVSSSSSSQPNEFNLGEITDSMQEFVRKMSSFEGAEVPTNREDTETVDLDVNLFFKAMESVLGRASQEEAGHDTEAGRKSSSSDMDFDDSDFDNDSTEEAGEKDMDDSFMESYSDALNDELSKTTIEETFSRAQRPSTNSEGPSNDADSDDGEMAPVDVNLNLVESFLNSYSSQQGLPGPASNLLGLMGVKVPPPDGSKKP